TGGAGAACGAGCAACCGGATCTTCTTTGTCTGCAGGAAACCAAGGTTGATGACCCGCTGTTTCCTTTGCAGGACTTCAAATCTGCTGGCTGGCACGTGCACATCCATGGCCAGAAGGCTTACAACGGCGTCGCCCTGATCAGCCGCGACCCCTTGGAGGATGTGCGCTGCGGATTCGTTGGGGAGCTCCCTGACGAGGCTGAAGCTGCGGATCTCGGCGAACAGAAACGCGTGATCAGCGCACTGCTGAATGGCGTCCGCGTGCTCAACCTCTATGTGCCGAATGGATCAAGCCTGAAATCAGAGAAATATCCCTACAAACTGACCTGGCTTGGTTGCCTCAAGCGTTACCTCGAGGCCCAGCAGGAGCGCGGCGAACCGCTGTGCATGGTCGGTGACTTCAACATCGGGCTTGAAGCACGCGACCTTCCCGACCCCGACCGACAAACCGGCGGCATCATGGCCAGCGATGCTGAACGCAGTGCTCTTCGTGCCGCCCTTGGTGAGCGTCTTCAGGACGTGTTCAGGGTCTTCGAGCCAGATTCCGGCCACTGGAGCTGGTGGGATTACCGCAGCGGCGCCTGGGACCGGGACCGCGGCTGGCGCATTGATCACATTTATCTCTGCGAGGAACTGCTGGG
This genomic interval from Synechococcus sp. UW69 contains the following:
- the xth gene encoding exodeoxyribonuclease III; its protein translation is MQIATWNVNSVRTRLDQVLSWLENEQPDLLCLQETKVDDPLFPLQDFKSAGWHVHIHGQKAYNGVALISRDPLEDVRCGFVGELPDEAEAADLGEQKRVISALLNGVRVLNLYVPNGSSLKSEKYPYKLTWLGCLKRYLEAQQERGEPLCMVGDFNIGLEARDLPDPDRQTGGIMASDAERSALRAALGERLQDVFRVFEPDSGHWSWWDYRSGAWDRDRGWRIDHIYLCEELLGLARSCIIHKGMRGNVQPSDHAPVSVDLDWPPSDDDNDDLLF